A window of Mixophyes fleayi isolate aMixFle1 chromosome 10, aMixFle1.hap1, whole genome shotgun sequence contains these coding sequences:
- the TSSC4 gene encoding U5 small nuclear ribonucleoprotein TSSC4: protein MSESEEKDDPPKHFSAFAYETHHDPGTLSLSESDPELSDDAEVASLTPEEEEDDEEDSKQDGLQKSFDLPFTLKGTDASFSQRSLGIFGGLQDLQKSSPLAHRNVKQKRKIVASSLQEVARENSGSAEKSSAEKEAAPLSTGRAGSTSAKPSAPSGRPSAPSGRVPDYLEHPERWTKYSLEDVPDSSDRTNRSTALAFMTELQQRKEGKEAKEVPKKTSSLSFNQDSSSSGEGRILFTRPNKEGQGSKDKSGLHFGQLHLSGSWGDEGKEEGDVVGEQAKAEALGFHGFKKRPRKNIRPKADKVDEEEDTP from the coding sequence ATGTCCGAGTCAGAAGAAAAGGACGACCCTCCCAAGCACTTCAGTGCTTTCGCCTATGAAACCCACCATGATCCCGGCACTCTGTCCCTTAGCGAATCTGATCCTGAATTGTCAGATGATGCGGAGGTGGCATCTTTGACCCCAGAAGAAGAAGAGGACGATGAAGAGGACTCTAAACAGGATGGTCTACAAAAATCCTTTGATCTCCCTTTTACCCTGAAGGGTACAGATGCCAGCTTCTCCCAACGTAGCCTCGGCATCTTTGGAGGTCTACAAGATTTACAAAAAAGTTCACCTCTTGCCCATcgtaatgtaaaacaaaaacgtAAGATCGTAGCCAGTTCGTTACAAGAAGTTGCAAGGGAAAATTCTGGCTCCGCTGAGAAAAGCAGTGCAGAGAAGGAAGCAGCACCCTTAAGTACAGGCAGAGCAGGATCTACCAGTGCAAAACCCTCAGCACCTTCTGGCCGACCCTCAGCACCTTCTGGCCGTGTACCTGATTATTTAGAACACCCTGAACGTTGGACTAAATACAGCCTGGAGGACGTGCCGGACTCCAGTGACCGCACCAATCGCAGTACAGCTCTTGCTTTTATGACAGAGCTACAGCAGCGAAAAGAAGGAAAGGAAGCTAAGGAGGTTCCGAAGAAAACAAGCTCACTCTCCTTCAACCAAGACTCCTCCAGCTCTGGAGAGGGAAGGATCCTCTTTACAAGGCCCAACAAAGAAGGCCAGGGAAGCAAAGACAAAAGTGGCTTGCATTTCGGACAGCTGCACTTGTCTGGGTCATGGGGCGATGAAGGAAAAGAAGAGGGCGACGTGGTGGGGGAACAGGCAAAGGCTGAAGCCTTGGGGTTTCATGGATTTAAGAAACGCCCCCGGAAAAATATTAGACCAAAAGCTGATAAAGTtgatgaggaagaggatacccCGTGA